The following are encoded together in the Acidobacteriota bacterium genome:
- a CDS encoding c-type cytochrome yields the protein MTVATRALRLATFLSLGLAAAAAGQSEASQGAGAADDPAVPAVNPTPYTEAAEKRGRTHYLRHCQICHGFDGRALENIDFEATDLTDPERWRFGTTDGDLFRSTKFGAGLDMPPFEAELDDTEIWELVHYLRSLGPEEYRAAAEPENPP from the coding sequence ATGACAGTTGCCACAAGAGCGCTCCGCCTGGCGACGTTCCTGTCGCTCGGCCTGGCCGCGGCCGCGGCCGGCCAGTCCGAGGCGTCCCAGGGCGCCGGCGCGGCGGACGATCCGGCGGTACCGGCCGTCAACCCGACGCCGTACACCGAGGCCGCCGAGAAGAGAGGTCGCACCCACTACCTGCGCCACTGCCAGATCTGCCACGGCTTCGACGGCCGCGCGCTCGAGAACATCGACTTCGAGGCCACCGACCTCACCGACCCCGAACGCTGGCGGTTCGGGACCACGGACGGCGATCTCTTCCGCTCCACGAAGTTCGGCGCCGGCCTCGACATGCCGCCCTTCGAGGCCGAACTCGACGACACGGAGATCTGGGAACTCGTCCACTACCTGCGCAGCCTCGGCCCCGAGGAGTACCGCGCGGCGGCTGAACCGGAGAATCCACCATGA
- a CDS encoding thiamine pyrophosphate-binding protein has translation MNEPQRPPRTLSPAQDAADPAAAKADSGVSRRSFVATSAAGVGAAALFAQQARAAAADREDRPISVPEEIPRTRNEAPDPAEFPMNGAQVFARACANEGLKALFCAPGNYQVINAIAAEGIPTYGGRTEGSMCAAADGFIRVTGEAAACSGTEGPGFTNMIMNIGAANAARTPLLVLASNMTVGGDDTERGIQRGYQQPTTVGLKKYGKRLITPNRVYEYAAYAFRHLRTGVPRPVHLDFTGEVARAQFESPDDLLYYHDKNAYRTEALPHPSRADTGKVVEMIGKAERPIIVASTGVFYDRAWDVLRTVAERADIAVVESGPMRGHFPDSHPLSVSTGPDALLSADLVIFVGQYSMPGVGEVAFDPDAKVIRIDPDAADIGRNLPVDLGLVASARGGLEALAEALPAASRPAWRDELATARDAFEKQNAEWYELGLKHSAATDTIHPAVIAQELSNFLYSGDLPKEQTTVVSGGYGIARYTRRWLRAHRPGQILNGAYQYGAIGPDVGYTVGAGAAVMNGVGPQEPYRGAPVFGITGDGGIAYSGMEFETLAKYRIPAVMIVYNNNAWGVYGSARRATRSMHMYLFQENLRYDKIAEGLGARGEYVTSPEQLREALPRSYEMAANDGVSTLINCQAIKEFWTNEYPPGLPRKVEPGCMAYYH, from the coding sequence ATGAACGAACCGCAACGCCCGCCCCGTACGCTCTCTCCGGCGCAAGACGCCGCAGACCCTGCCGCCGCCAAGGCAGATTCCGGCGTCTCCCGCCGCAGCTTCGTCGCCACGAGCGCTGCCGGCGTCGGCGCCGCCGCCCTGTTCGCACAGCAGGCCCGGGCTGCCGCCGCCGACCGCGAGGATCGGCCAATCAGCGTTCCGGAGGAGATTCCCCGCACCAGAAACGAGGCCCCCGACCCGGCCGAGTTCCCGATGAACGGCGCCCAGGTGTTCGCCCGCGCCTGCGCCAACGAGGGCCTCAAGGCGCTCTTCTGCGCGCCGGGCAACTACCAGGTGATCAACGCGATCGCCGCCGAGGGCATCCCCACCTACGGCGGCCGCACCGAGGGCAGCATGTGCGCCGCCGCCGACGGCTTCATCCGGGTCACCGGCGAGGCCGCCGCCTGCTCGGGCACCGAGGGCCCGGGGTTCACGAACATGATCATGAACATCGGCGCCGCGAACGCCGCACGCACGCCGCTGCTCGTGCTGGCGAGCAACATGACGGTCGGCGGTGACGACACGGAACGCGGCATCCAGCGCGGCTACCAGCAACCGACCACCGTGGGGTTGAAAAAGTACGGCAAGCGGCTGATCACCCCGAACCGGGTCTACGAGTACGCCGCCTACGCCTTCCGGCACCTGCGCACCGGCGTGCCGCGGCCGGTCCACCTCGACTTCACCGGTGAGGTCGCGCGGGCCCAGTTCGAGTCGCCGGACGACCTGCTCTACTACCACGACAAGAACGCCTACCGCACCGAGGCCCTGCCCCACCCGTCCAGGGCGGACACCGGGAAGGTCGTCGAGATGATCGGGAAGGCCGAGCGGCCGATCATCGTCGCCTCGACCGGCGTGTTCTACGACCGGGCCTGGGATGTCCTGCGCACGGTGGCGGAGCGGGCGGACATCGCAGTCGTCGAATCCGGGCCGATGCGCGGCCACTTCCCGGACAGCCATCCGCTGTCGGTGAGCACCGGACCGGATGCCCTGCTCTCGGCCGACCTCGTCATCTTCGTCGGTCAGTACTCGATGCCCGGCGTCGGTGAAGTCGCCTTCGACCCGGACGCCAAGGTGATCCGGATCGACCCCGACGCGGCGGACATCGGCCGCAACCTGCCGGTCGATCTGGGACTCGTTGCCAGCGCCCGTGGCGGCCTGGAGGCTCTCGCAGAGGCACTGCCGGCGGCGTCGCGTCCGGCCTGGCGCGACGAGCTCGCCACCGCCCGCGACGCGTTCGAAAAGCAGAACGCGGAGTGGTACGAGCTCGGGCTGAAGCACAGCGCGGCCACCGACACGATTCACCCGGCCGTCATCGCGCAGGAACTCTCGAACTTCCTGTACTCCGGCGACCTGCCGAAGGAACAGACGACGGTGGTCTCGGGCGGCTACGGCATCGCCCGCTACACCCGGCGCTGGCTGCGCGCCCACCGGCCGGGCCAGATCCTGAACGGCGCCTACCAGTACGGCGCGATCGGACCCGACGTCGGCTACACGGTCGGCGCCGGCGCCGCGGTGATGAACGGCGTCGGTCCCCAGGAGCCGTACCGCGGGGCGCCCGTGTTCGGGATCACCGGCGACGGCGGCATCGCCTACTCCGGCATGGAGTTCGAGACCCTGGCGAAGTACCGGATCCCGGCGGTCATGATCGTCTACAACAACAACGCCTGGGGCGTCTACGGATCGGCTCGCCGCGCCACGCGGTCGATGCACATGTACCTCTTCCAGGAGAACCTGCGCTACGACAAGATCGCCGAAGGCCTCGGCGCTCGCGGCGAGTACGTCACCTCCCCCGAACAGCTCCGCGAAGCGCTGCCCCGCAGCTACGAGATGGCCGCCAACGACGGCGTCTCCACTCTCATCAACTGCCAAGCCATCAAGGAGTTCTGGACCAACGAGTATCCGCCCGGCCTGCCCCGCAAGGTCGAACCCGGCTGCATGGCCTACTACCACTGA